The DNA window GCAGGCCGATCTCTTCCAGACGCTCGGGCGTGATGTCCAGATTCTCGAACCCCTCGCGCAGCTGCTCGGGCGTGATCTGCGAGCTGCCGGCGATTTCCTGCGCCTTGCGGATCGCCTCGGCGATGACGACGGCGGCATACATGCCGCGCGAATACACGGCCGAGCCGACATGCTCGCCGCCCTGGCTGGCCTTGCCGGTGTCGATGACATGGGTCTTCAGCTCGTCATACAGCGGATAATCCATGCCGACGCCGTTGAAGGTCAGCGACTTGTAGCCGTCGGCGCCCGCGCCGGCCGGGCCCACGTCGATTTCCGAACCTGCCCACCAGATCCCGATGAAGTTCTCCATCGGAAAGCGGATATTGGCGGCCTCCTGGATGGCGACCTGGTTCATCACGCCCCAGCCATACATGATGACATAGTCGGGCTTGTCGCGGCGGATCTGCAGCCACTGAGATTTCTGTTCCTGCCCCGGCGCCTCGACCGGCATCTCGGTCAGCTCGAACCCGTGCTTTTCGGACAGGTCCTGAAGCGTGCGGATCGGTTCCTTGCCATAGGCGCTGTTGTGATAGACCAGCGCGATCTTCTTGCCCGACAGATCGCCGCCGTTCTGGTCCAGCAGATACTTGATCGCGACCGAGGCGCCGTCCCAGTAATTCGCGGGCGCGTTGAACACCCATTCGAACACCTTGCCGTTCTTGGCCGAGGTGCGGCCATAGCCCGGCGTGTACAGAACCTTCTTGTCCACGCCAACCTTCGGGATCA is part of the Paracoccus stylophorae genome and encodes:
- a CDS encoding ABC transporter substrate-binding protein; translation: MKTKLTAFALAGLMTAAPAMADLVVPNLSYRTGPYGANGTQYADGFNDYFTLLNERDGGIGGETIQVPECETAYNTEKGVECYESTKDTGALVYNPLSTGITYQLIPKVGVDKKVLYTPGYGRTSAKNGKVFEWVFNAPANYWDGASVAIKYLLDQNGGDLSGKKIALVYHNSAYGKEPIRTLQDLSEKHGFELTEMPVEAPGQEQKSQWLQIRRDKPDYVIMYGWGVMNQVAIQEAANIRFPMENFIGIWWAGSEIDVGPAGAGADGYKSLTFNGVGMDYPLYDELKTHVIDTGKASQGGEHVGSAVYSRGMYAAVVIAEAIRKAQEIAGSSQITPEQLREGFENLDITPERLEEIGLPDFGPEIALSCENHGGSGMARLQQWDASAGQWNLITDFIEPDQEILAPLIEEDSMNYAEEAGITPRECN